The segment CCGCATCAAGTGAGGGTTTAAACTCTCCGGCTTCAATTTTAGATTGAATCCAGCTGCGTTCCTGAGGCTGTACAATATGAGAAAATTCAAAAGCAACTTTATCGGTATACAGGGATTTCAAATAAGAAATCGCTTCTAAACCGTTCGTAATGCCTTGTGGTGCATCATTAAGCAAGAGCGAAACAGGAACTTCTTTCAAATCCTGTTCATTCAAACCGTAAGTCGAAGGCTCTAAACGTGTCGTGTCTTTTGGCTGATCGTTCAGCGGATAGATATCTGAAGCCAAATGGCCATGGGAACGAATGGCTTCTGCCAGCTGAATTGCAGCCAATACTTTTCCGAATTTGTTCGTCTCAATGCCTGCAGCGGCCGTTTCAGCAGGAGCTGCAGCACGTGGAGTCACGTCGATTGGTGGACCGTATTGTCTGAAAAGGTCCGCGAATTCCGGATCAAGCAGTTCCGGAGATTCTTGATAAAGGTCATACATTTCCATAATATATCCAAGGTTTGGACCGGTGATGGAATTCCATGGGGATTTTGCATCTGAATATTTGCTAGACATTAAAAAACCTCCAGATATTTGCCTTATGGCAGTCACTTTTGTTATATGTGTATCTCCCTTATCTTAGCATGCATCCCCTTATACATAAAGGAGAATGCGCTTCCAGCAAGGCGGAGAACGAATTTCCATTTCAATCTTACTACTTCCAGAAAAAAAAACAATGATTTTCCGTGAAAATATTCACATATTAAAATTTGAAGCGCTTTCACGATGATTTCATATGTCAATTAGTCGGAATTCCAGTCCTAAAGCGGGTTTTCCGTATAAAACATCACCTGGTTTTTGCCATTTCTTTTTGCCTCGTACAAAGCATTATCAGCATAAATGACCAGCTGGTCGAAATCCGTCGCTTGTCTTGGATAAAGCGCAATCCCCATCGAAGCAGTCGGGGCGAAATGGCAATCTTGTATTTCCCATCCCTTTTGCAAATTATTTTTTATGCGTTCGACAATTTGGCAGATTTGAAATTCTGCCTGTTCCGGATCTATTCCGGTTAAAGCAATCAAAAATTCATCGCCGCCTATTCGTGCCACCCTATCTTTTTTACGGATACTTTTCTGAATGGCTTGGCCAAACTGATAAAGAAATTCATCGCCTGTATCGTGGCCATACTGGTCATTGATCAACTTGAAATCATCGCCGTCGATAAATAGCACCGCTATCCATTCTTCAGCAGCGTCAACGTTCTTTTTCATACGGGCAAATTCTTGTACTATCGAAATTCTATTCGGCAATTTGGTTAAGCTGTCATGATAAGCCATAAAACGGAGCTGCTCTTCAAGTTCTTTCCGGTCCGTAATATCAAACAATATGCCGAGAACCTGGAAAATTTGGCCGTCAACATCAATCAACGGTATTAGAGTGGCATCTACCCAAAAACCTTCCCTTGTCTTTTTCAGGCTTTTCAATTCACCGCGCCAGATTGAACCGCTCAAGATTTTCTGCTGTATTTTTTCATATTGCTCTACCGATGAAACTGATGTGCCGATCTCATTGATATCCATCCCGATCAACTCGTGAATTTCATAACCGGTAATTTGCTTGAAATTCTCATTGGCAAATTGAATAATTCCATCTGGCTCCCAAATCGCAACGGATGCTGCATAATTTAACGCGACTTTATAGCTTTCCAGAATATTTACGGTTTTTTCCAATTCTTCTTTCAGCTTCGCTACTTTGGTCAATTCCCTCATAACAATTTGAAATGCCCGGATCTTGCCATTTTCTATAATTGGAGTATAGATGCCGGAAAACTCATGATTTGTTCCATCGCTTTTTTGGTAAGTGAAAACAGCTGAGTGGATAGGCTGGCCAATTTCATACGCATCGAGACGCTGTTTCATTTCTTTAAACATTTTCTTGATGGCAATGGGCAAATCATCAAATGATTTGCCCATCCAGTCTTCCTTGCTGAATCCAAATGCCGTTTCATAAGCAGGATTTATATCAAGAATCGTGTAATCCGACGTAATCATCAGCATAGGGTCAATCGTATTTTGAATCAGTGATTGATAGAACAGATAATCTTCTTCTGCTTTTTTCTGGCGCGACACGTTTTTGGAAACCGTCAATACATAGATTTCTCCATTCGCATAAATCGGAGTCAAGTGATTTTCAATGGCTGTTTTTTCTAAACTGAATAAATTATAGTCGCGGTAAGTGTGGCTTGTTTTCTTGGTTATGGCTGTTTCGTACTGCTTTTTGATTTCCGCCGCAAGGTCTGGCGGTAAAATTTCATCTATCGTCAGGCCGACCAGATTTCTCCGGAAATTTTTTTCGCACCTGTCGTTGATATATTCATAGATAAAAGTATCACCTGTTTTCCTTAGAAAAAAGACAAGATCCTCTGAATGTCCATATAACAGGTTTAATTGCTCTACTGTAAAAGGGGCCACCATGCACATCTCTCTTTTCTATTTCACAAATTGTTCTGTTACCGATGAAGTTCGTTCTATGAATTTCTCGTAAAGCGCCTGCTCCTGCAAGGGTTCAGACGACAAGAACCCGCTTTTCGCATCGTCTTCCTGCCATTCAAAACGGTGAGTCGACAAATACGTCGCATTGCCGGTCAATCGCAAGCTGAAACTGTCCCCTTCTTTTGCGACGGAACATTTGACCATTCCGCCCGGATTATAGACATTCACGTCCCCGTATGGAGCAAGGCCCGCGAGGCAGCTGACAAGAGCAGAAGCCGTCATCGCCGTGCCGCATGCATTCGTGAAGCCGACACCGCGTTCAAAAGTTTTAACAAAAATGCCGTCTTCCACTTTTGTGACATAGCTGACATTGACGCCGTCTGAGAAATACTCATTTGGCCCATTGAAATATTCCGCCCATTTTTGCTGATGCGCCGGATCGGTCTGGTATTCAGCCGGCACAATGCCGATTAAATGAGGATTCGGCACTGCCACTGCTGTATATGAAATCTCTTCGGAAACAAAAGGCAGCGGCTTCAACAGCCATTCAGATTCTCCGTTATATGCCATTGGCAGATCTGCCAGCTGGAATGAAACCGGCGAAATTTCAACCGCGTACATCGCAATCCCGTCCTGCTCAGTCTGTTCTTTTTTTACATGGAGTGAGGCTTTCATCGTTTCAATTACCCCTTCTTCCAAACCATCCCGCTCGCAAACATAGCGGGCGACACAGCGCAGCCCGTTGCCGCACATGGAAGCTTCAGAGCCATCGCGGTTGATGACCCGCATTTTGGCATTAGCCGTTTCGGATGGCAGAACAACCAGCAAGCCGTCTGTTTGGGGGTCGAGTGATGCCAGCTTAAGCGTCAGTTCTTCGTAATCATTGCGTTCAGCACCATCAAGCATATAAAAAGTATTCATCGAACCATGAACTTTATAAAGTGAAAATTCCATTGTGCCCACCTCTTGCGTATGAAGTTTATTTTTTCTTTGTATAAGATGTAACCAACTTAGCCATTTCATAAGCCGTTTTCGGCGGTTCTGCCAGCGTCATGTTTTCAACAAGCAGCTCTTCATGCAGATGCAGCTTTTTCATTTCTTCAAAAAAGCGTTCTGGGCTAAGATCTTCTTCTTCCACCACATGGGCAAACCCTTGCTGCTTGAATAATTGGGCATTCAAAATCTGATCGCCGCGGCTTTGCTGTTTGGATAAAGGAATCAGCAGCATCGGTTTTTTAAGTGCTAAAAATTCGAAAATCGAATTCGAACCGGCACGTGAAACCACAAAGTCCGTCATATGCAGCAGATGCGGCAATTCGCTGGTTACGTATTCAAATTGGCAATAATTCGGAACGTTTTTCAGGCTGTCGTCCACATTGCCTTTTCCGCATAAATGGATGACATTGTATTCCACCAGAAGCGCCGTTAAATTTGTGCGGATCGCTTCGTTGATCACTGCAGAGCCTTGGCTGCCGCCCATGACCAATAAAACCGGAAAGTCATTGTCAAATTTGCAAAGCTCTTTCCCAATTTCTGCAGAGCCTTCCATTAATTCGCTGCGGATTACCGAGCCGGTGCACGTCGATTTTTCTTTCGGCAAATGCTTTAAGGTTTCTGTGAATACCGTAAAGATATGATCGGCGAACGGCATAGCGATTTTGTTTGCCAAGCCAGGCGTGACATCTGATTCATGAATGATGACAGGGACTGACATGGCTCTTCCTGCCATCGCGACCGGCACCGAAACAAAACCGCCTTTTGAAAAAATGGCCGCCGGTTTGGTTTTTCGGATGACGTTAAGCGCTTGGAAAAAGCCTGTTCCGACACGGAACGGATCCGTGAAATTTTTCATTGAAAAATAACGGCGCAATTTCCCGCTTGCTATTGGATGGTATGCAACTTCCGGATGTCCATCTTTGATTAATTCACTTTCAATGCCGTCTTTTGAGCCGATGTATTCTACATTAAAATTCATTTTCAACAATTCCGGAATCAAAGCCTGGTTCAGCGATACGTGGCCCGCTGTCCCTCCTCCGGTTAATAAGATCGTTCTTTTATTCATTTCTTGGCCTACTCTCTATTGTCTTAAAATTGCACATTCATCTTTTCGGAAGCGTTCTGCCGCCCCGCGTCTTCTATGCTATACTTATTTTTATTTGTTTAAATTGCTAATGGATTATTGGAGGACGGAACATGTTTGAAACGAAGACAAAAGCGGAAAAATTTCGGATGCTGATTAAAATTGTTTTTCCAATCCTGGTTACGCAAGTGGCGATGTACTTAGTCACATTTTTTGATATTTATATGACTGCCCGGTACAGCACTGAAGATCTGGCGGGCGTTTCGATCGGTTCCTCTTTTTGGGTGCCAGTTTATATCGGACTAGCAGGAATCCTCATGTCCATCACTCCAATTGTAGCACAATTAATGGGCGCCAAGAAAAAAGAAGAGGTAAAAGATGCGGTCCAGCAGGGAATTTATCTGGCGGTCATTTTAGCATTAATCGTTTTCATCTTTTTCTTTTTTAGTATTGAGCCTCTTCTCAGCCTGATTAATTTAGAGCCGGCTGTTGCGTCAGTAGCGAAAAATTATATTTTCGCCATGAGTTTCGGGCTCGTCCCTTTATTTGTTTATAATGCGCTGCGCTGCTATATTGACGCGCTCGGCTCGACGCGCATTTCCATGTTCATCTCATTGCTGTCTGCTCCAATCAATGTATTCTTCAATTACCTGCTGATCTATGGCAACTTCGGTTTTCCGGAACTCGGAGGCGTCGGTGCCGGTTATGGCTCTGCCATTACCTATTGGCTCGTGATGTTGATCGCCGTCTGGATCATCCATACGCGAAAACCGTTTAAGTCATTCAATATTTTCCGGGGATGGGCTAAGCTGTCGTTTATCCGGCTCAGCGAAATCAGCCTGATTGGCGTCCCGATCGGCATTGCCATCTTTGCAGAAACCAGTATTTTTTCAGCTGTCACGCTGATGATGAGCACGTATGGCACAATTACGATTGCTGCGCACCAAATTGCCATCAATTTCACTTCACTGCTGTATATGCTGCCGCTCAGCATATCTATGGGAGCGACAATCCTGGTCGGTTTTGAAGTCGGGGCAAAACGATTCAATGATGCCAGGCAATACAGTTGGATCAGCGTTGCAGCCGCTGTCGGATTCAGCTTTGTTTCTGCATTTATCCTGTTTTCAATGCGCCATCAAATTGCGGGGTTGTATACATCAGACCCTGCAGTTATCCAGTTAGCTGTACAATTCCTGATTTTCGCCGCACTGTTCCAATTATCAGATGCCGTACAAGCTCCAGTGCAAGGAGCACTGCGCGGCTACAAGGATGTCAACATCACTTTTGTCATGGCGCTGATTTCGTATTGGGTGATCGGTTTGCCGGTCGGCTACCTTCTTTCAACTTTTACTGGCTTCGAAGCATTCGGTTATTGGATCGGCTTAATCGCCGGATTGACAGCTGGAGCCATTACGTTATCGTTCCGGCTTAATGTTATACAAAAAAAGATTGCAGCTCATTGAGCTGCAATCTTTTAGATTGTTGAGAAACTCGTATGTTCTTTTTTCATTTCGCTCCAGGGCGGACGCTTTCCGTGGGGTGTGGCCCTAAGCCTCCTCGCTCGCTGGCGAAGACCGTGTGCTCCTGCATCGCTGCGCTAGCTTCGTCGCAAATGAATGGGGCAAACTGCTTTTGCCCCATTCATTCCCTGCGGGGTCTCAGGACTCACACTATTCCCGCAGGAAAGGCATCAGCCAACCATAGTTGGGTGGTGCCTTTGCGACGAAGCGCCTGGCGCTGCAGGAGCACATCTTTGCCCTTCGCCGCCTTTCGCTGCATTCAGCTTTCTTTAATTATCTTAGATTGTTCTCTAAAACAATGAATGTTTGAGAAAGCCTTCTATTCTTTGTTTTGCTCACTAGATAGGGGGGCAAACAGCGAGAGAAAACCGCACCGCTCCTGTCTCTGCATCGCTGCACTAGCTTCGAGACATGAATGGGCGTTGCAGCGTTACACACTTCGTCGCAAAGACATTGGCCTCACAGCTGGTTGGCAGAATATCGGTTAAGGCATGACTACTAATACAAATTTTAACTTTCTCAACAAATAAAAAGATTGCGGCTCACGGAGCCGCAATCTTTTTATATAACATCGATAAAGCTGTTTTTTCTTCTTCCGTCAAAAGGGATTGTTCGATGCGCGTTAAAGCGATGTCCAATTTTTCCTGCTTTGTTTTCCGGACTCTCGGGTGCGTCAGTTCATCGTTGAGTTCAATCAGGATTTTCTGCTCCAGCTGTTCCAGACTGCTGATTGTACCCACATCAGTCCGGTTTGGCCATAATTTTTGGTAAGCTTCAATCATGGCAGCTCAATTCCTTCGAGGTTCTCTCCGATGACGACAATCTGTGTCCGCATCTTCAAGTATTCCGGCAGCCATTGCGCCATGCCGTATGCATATTGAAAGGCATGCGGGTATTTGTCTCCTTCAAGCGGCACATAGCCTTTAATCCGGAAAACTGAATCCGGCAGTGAACGCAGCCACTCCTCGAAAACTTCACGTTTTACCGGTTGTTGAAAATCGAAAACTTTTGTATTCAGATTTAATTTTGATACAGGCGCTTTTTCTACGGCTCCTGTTTGAGCGGCGGAAATTTTCTGCAGCGCCGAAAAAGGAACTTTTGACTGCACCGTTTGAATGATTTGCGCAGCCGGATTTAATCCCTGCACTTCAAATGTCACTTTCGCCTGTTCCGCTTCGGTCAATAAATCCATTTTATTGGCTAATATCAAGTCGGCATGCCGGATTTGCTCCAGATACAACGAGCGGATTTGAGGAGACAGTTTATCGCGGTCGAGCCAGCGCTTGCTATCAGCGACCGTAATAATTCCCTTAAACGTTAAACGCTCGGCAAAAAGCGGAGAAAAGATAGCGTCTAATGCTTCGACAGGATGGGCAGCACCCGTTGTTTCAATCAACAGCACATCAAAGTCTTCTTCTGCCATTAATGTTTGCAATTGCGCTTCTGATTTTTCAGACCCGGTGCAGCAGATGCAGCCATCCAAAAGCTCTTTCAGCGGCACACCGTCTTCTACTGCATCCGAATCGAAATTCATTTCACCCAGTTCGTTCATAAATACTGCCGGTTTGAGTCCCGCATCTTTTGCTTGCTGAATCACATGCTTTAATAATGTGGTTTTTCCGCTCCCTAAAAACCCGCTAAATAAATAAACGTCAATCATCAAATATCCCTCCATTTATATGCCGTAAGAAAAGGCCCGCAAATTGCGGGCCATTTTTGTTATTCTTTCGGTTCTTCTTCAGATGATTCTTCAGAAGTTTCAGCTTTGATTCCAGCTTCTTCCATTACAAGTTTTTTCGCTGCCAAAAGCTGAGGATCTTCTTTGTCGATTTTTTCGCTCAAAGCTTTCATAATAGCGAATGTCGTATCTCCAGTCACGATGCCGGTTGCTTCAAGTTCCTGTTCTTCCTGGAATTGTTCAACCGCTTCGGTCATATCCTCTTCATAAACGCCGTCCACTTTGCCTACTTTATAGCCAAGCGCCACCAGCATTTGTTCTGCAACTTTGACTTGCTCAGAAATCGTGCCGTCTTTCAATTCAAGTGAGGAATCCAATACTGGCAATGAAGCGTATTCCGGGTACGCCACTTCAACATCCGGTACAATTCCTTTTTCATGAATCCAATTGCCATCAGGCGTCAGCCATTTAGCAGTAGTGAATTTTAAATTGGAACCGTCAGCCAGATCATTCGCTGTCTGTACTGTGCCTTTTCCAAAAGTTTTTTCGCCAACCAGTTTGATATCGGCTGATTCACTCATTGCTCCCGCTAAAATCTCGGATGCAGAAGCACTGCCGCCATCAATCAATAACGTCACAGGCACTTTCACTTTTGTGCTCGGAGAAGACATGTAGATTTCCGGTTCTTCACCTTTGGCTTGGACTTCGAACATTTCTTTTCCTTCCTCAATGAACAAGTTGGAAATATCCAATGCCGTTGTCAGCAAGCCGCCCGGGTTTTGACGGACATCCATCACCATTGCTTTCATGCCTTTTGCTTCCATATCGCTGATCGCTTTCAGCAATTCATCTGAAGTGTTTTCAGAAAAGCTGGTTATTTGGATATGCGCCACTCCGTCGCCAATCATTTCGGCATACACCGTTTCAATCGGAATTTCATCGCGCGTAATTTTGACTTCCAGCGGTTCAGCCATTTCGCCGCGCTGAATCGTCAACGTCACTTCGGTTCCTTTTTCGCCGCGGATCAGCATAACGGCTTCAGTAGCACTGAATCCTTGAATGCTTTCTCCATCGACTTTGAGAATTTTGTCGCCTGGTTTTAATCCTGCTTTTTCAGCCGGAGAGTTTTTTATCGGAGACACAATATTGATAAAGCCGTTACGCTCTTGTATTTCTGCACCGATTCCTTGGAAACTGGATGAAATGCCTTGCGTAAACTGGGCTGCTTCTTCTTCATTCATATAATCAGAATATGGATCTCCCAAAGATTCAACCATACCGTTGATGGCACCGTTGATCAGCACATTGGTGTCTACTTCTTCGTAATATTCCTGCTGTACTTGATCGTAGGCTGCATATAACTTTTCGAATTCACGGCGTTCCGGGGAATTAACTTCCACAGCCTTTTCATCTCCGAAAGTTAAAGCAAATATAGTCAATCCTGCTGTACATAATATCAAGGTGAAGACAAGCATGATAAAATAGAATGTTTTCATCCGGATAAAATGGGCAGGCGCTTCTTCAACAGGCGGAATTTGTTCGTGATTTTCGCCTGGACGCTTTTCATCCATTTCTTTCACCACTTTCATAGTCGAGCTTAAAGCTGTATCGATTTTATCAGGCTTTAGAAAAAATTAAAAGAAAAAGACTGTCAAGACAGTCTTTTCGTTTTACCAAGCATTAACGGAACCAAAAGCTCTGCTGATAAACAGAAATCAGCTGTCCGTTAAAAACCATAGGTTCAACTGGCAGCCAAGAGCATTAGAAACGCTTGGCTGAGTTTACTTTTACTCTTGGATAGCTGCTTCTAATGCTACAACAATCATATCGTTAAACGTTGTCTGGCGTTCTTCAGAAGTTGTCACTTCTCCAGTCAGCAAGTGGTCGCTCACTGTCAGGATAGACAATGCCTGGCGGCCATATTTGGCAGCCAATGTATAAAGTGCTGCTGATTCCATTTCAAGCCCAAGAATTCCGTACTGAGCCCATTTTTCGTGCTCTGCATAGTCATTATAGAAAACATCTTCTGTAAAGACATTGCCCACGCGCAGTTTCAAGCCTTTTTCCAAACCTGCATTATAAGCTTTCAACAACAAATCAAAATTGGCCGTTGGTGCATAATCAATGCCGCCGAAAATAAGTTCATTCATTTTCGAATCTGATGAAGCACTTTGTGCAATGATAACGTCACGAACTTTGACATCTTTGTGAATAGAACCGCAAGTACCGACGCGGATCAATTTTTGTACATCGTACTCATTCATTAATTCAGTAACATAGATAGAAATCGAAGGTGCTCCCATTCCTGTCCCTTGAACAGAAATCCGTTTCCCTTTGTATGTACCTGTATAGCCGAACATGTTGCGGACTTCGTTATAAAGTACAGCATCCTCTAGGAAGTTTTCCGCAATGTATTTCGCACGGAGCGGATCTCCAGGAAGTAAAATCGTATCGGCGATATCGCCTTTTTTTGCATTAATATGAACGCTCATCATAAAACCTCACTTTAATTTAGTCGTACTTATCATACTGTTTTTTCTTAAGGAGTGCAACGCATTGCCTTAAAGCTTTGTATATTCCTCCCACATCGCATCAAAAGTTGAAGCTTTCATGATGGGATGGGCTTTTTCTTCAATGTATCTGGACAGTTTTTCGAAATCTTCCGAGTTTTTCGGGAAGCTGTGATCCAAAAACATAGCGTCGGCAAAACGCGAGAAATCATCCGCATGAAGCTTCCCGCGATATTTTAACGCAAATTGATAAAATGATCGTCTCATTTTCTTCCTCCCCTCTGTTGTGCCATAAGAAAAACGCAGTTGCTGCAGTCCGGACATAAAAAACCCGGACAGCTGTCCGGGTCTTCAGTTATTCAAACAACTGCTTGTATTCGGAGTAACCTTCCGCATCCAGCTGGTCTTTAGGAACAAAACGCAGCGCCGCGGAGTTGATGCAATAACGCATGCCGCCAAGAGAAGACGGACCATCCGGGAACAGATGCCCTAAATGGGAATCCGCAGTCGCGCTGCGCACTTCTGTTCTTCTCATGCCATGGCTCGTGTCAAAATTCTCTTTAATCTCGCTGCCTTCCAACGGCTTGGCAAAAGCCGGCCAGCCGCAATGTGCATCGTATTTATCTTTTGAACTGAATAATGGTTTTCCGGACACAATGTCTACGTAAATGCCTTCTTCAAAGAACTGGTCATATTCTCCTTGAAACGGCGGTTCTGTGCCGTTTTCCTGTGTAACGTGATATTGCATCGGTGTCAATTTCGCTTTTAACTCTTCCTTCATGATTGTCCACCCCAATTTCTTTCGATAAATCCTGCTCTGCCAGAACCGATTGAATAACGGTTGTAGTGAGCCGGGTTTTTCTTATAATAGTCCTGATGGTAATCTTCTGCCAAATAAAATGGCTTGGCTTCAATTATTTTCGTTGCAACCGGTTTTGAAAACTTGCCTGAGCTCTCCAGTTCCTGCTTTGATTTTTCAGCTGCTAACCGCTGCTCTTCCGAATGATAGAAAATAGCGGTCTGATAGGACTGCCCGCGGTCGAAAAACTGGCCGCCTGCATCGGTTGGATCGATTTGTGTCCAAAAAACCTCCAGCAATTTTTCATATGGAAAAACATCGGGCTGAAACGTGATCTGAACCGCTTCGTAATGGCCAGTCGTTTCAGAACATACTTGTTCATAAGTCGGATTTGGCACGTGTCCGCCAGTATAGCCGCTGACTACCGATTCAATTCCATCATTGGAATCGAACGGTTTGATCATACACCAAAAACAGCCGCCCGCAAATGTCGCTTTTTCTGTCTTCATTCCATCACTCCGTTCTTATTGCTGAATGGTAACGCGCAACCGAATATCATCTTCTTTTAAATTAAATGAAGTCGCCTGAACCGATATGCCATCGTCCAACGGAATATCAGTCAGTTTTAACAATACTTGTTCTTCTGTTGGATTAACTTCCATAAATTTAGGAAGATCTACCGAATCCTCTAACAATTTTAACGCAGATTCAGGTGGAATATCCAGCATACCAACTTCCACTGATTTTTGGATCAGCAATAAATTGCCGTCTTCCTGGACAAATGGATCAAACCTCAGCAGGATTGGCAAAGCGACTGAAAACACCTCAAACTCTGTGGACAAGCTGACATCGCCATTTACCGCCAAAGTCAATGGAATCGGCGAGTCGGCCATCGCTTGCTGGATATAGGTGTTCGCTATGCCTTCAAAATCCGATTTAGTTACATTCAGTACAACTGAATTGCCGTCCAATTCTTGTACCGTGTTTGCACTTGCCAAGGAATGGCCTTTCGCTGGAGTGGTAATAAAGATGAAAAATGCCAAAACGGCGACAAGGTTTAGTCCCAGCAGCACAAAAAATGCCAAGCGCCATATTTTCAAAACAATCACTTCCTATTCCTGAAAACTCAAACCGCATTCTTCCATGCGCTCAAGAATCCGTTCTGTCATTAAGTCATACCCTTTGCTGTTTGGATGAAAAAAATCGGTATGATAAACCAGATTGTCATTGCCGATAAACAAATCACTCACCGGCACATAACAAGACAGCGGGTCTGCTTCTGTAATTCCCCTCATTGATTTGTTGTATTCCATGACAATTTCATCGAATTCTTCAACTTCATCCGTAATCAGTGAAAATGGGTTATAGATCCCAATCGTAATGATGGGAACGGTCGGGTTAATTGACCTGATGGAAGCAAAAATAGTTTCATAGCGGTTTTCATAAAATACGAGTTCATCAGCGAAAGCTTCTATATTCAACGAAAACAAATCCCGCTTCACAATCCGCATGATATCATTGCCGCCGATAGTCATGATGACATAGTCCGCTTCTGACAATGGTCCAGTCAATTGTCCTTTTTGGAACATAGCAAGCAGTTGATCACTTCTGCGGCCAGCTTTTGCTGTATTTTCCACAATGGCCCCCCTTACTCCGGGCCAATCACTGATTTCACTGGCCAGCCTGCCGACATAGCCGCCTTTGTTTTCGGTATCGCCCAAACCTTGCGATAAGGAATC is part of the Planococcus shenhongbingii genome and harbors:
- a CDS encoding GDSL-type esterase/lipase family protein, giving the protein MKRILYILVLAILFLAGCGSSFIFGNEEAEPRVPVAFTDYRVPPNFVPQALIITALGDSLSQGLGDTENKGGYVGRLASEISDWPGVRGAIVENTAKAGRRSDQLLAMFQKGQLTGPLSEADYVIMTIGGNDIMRIVKRDLFSLNIEAFADELVFYENRYETIFASIRSINPTVPIITIGIYNPFSLITDEVEEFDEIVMEYNKSMRGITEADPLSCYVPVSDLFIGNDNLVYHTDFFHPNSKGYDLMTERILERMEECGLSFQE
- the msrA gene encoding peptide-methionine (S)-S-oxide reductase MsrA; amino-acid sequence: MKTEKATFAGGCFWCMIKPFDSNDGIESVVSGYTGGHVPNPTYEQVCSETTGHYEAVQITFQPDVFPYEKLLEVFWTQIDPTDAGGQFFDRGQSYQTAIFYHSEEQRLAAEKSKQELESSGKFSKPVATKIIEAKPFYLAEDYHQDYYKKNPAHYNRYSIGSGRAGFIERNWGGQS
- the msrB gene encoding peptide-methionine (R)-S-oxide reductase MsrB encodes the protein MKEELKAKLTPMQYHVTQENGTEPPFQGEYDQFFEEGIYVDIVSGKPLFSSKDKYDAHCGWPAFAKPLEGSEIKENFDTSHGMRRTEVRSATADSHLGHLFPDGPSSLGGMRYCINSAALRFVPKDQLDAEGYSEYKQLFE
- a CDS encoding YpmS family protein is translated as MKIWRLAFFVLLGLNLVAVLAFFIFITTPAKGHSLASANTVQELDGNSVVLNVTKSDFEGIANTYIQQAMADSPIPLTLAVNGDVSLSTEFEVFSVALPILLRFDPFVQEDGNLLLIQKSVEVGMLDIPPESALKLLEDSVDLPKFMEVNPTEEQVLLKLTDIPLDDGISVQATSFNLKEDDIRLRVTIQQ